Genomic window (Rossellomorea aquimaris):
AATTTCATCAAATTCAGCACGAATATTTTCCATATCTGCTGATACGTAATTCCAATAAAGAGAGGACATCTTATGATTGACCCTTTTTGTGGCCTTTTCAATTTCCAAAAGGACCTTTTCCTTGTTTACAGCATTTAGTTGCGCTTGAACTTTATAATTAAGATTTGTTTTCTCTGGTCTTTCTTCATCATACGTCATGACTTTGTCAGAGAAGTCTGAAGGAATATAGACAACGGCATCATATTTAGAACTCTGAAGACCGTTTTCACCGGCACTTCTGCCTACAACCGTCCACTCAAATGTTGATTGATCTTCAAGTATCGACGTCACGTCTCCCCCAAATGCCAAAGGCTCACCATCCACTTCTGTTCCTGCGTCTTCATTTACAATGGCAATGGCCTGAGTAGCGTTTTCTTTCACTTTCAGAGGATTTTCACCGACTGAACGGAAGAATAGAAGAGGAGTGGCAAGAATCATCATGACCGCTAATATAAGTTTAAATAGACTTACTTTCTCTGTCATGCGTGTACTTTCCTTTCCGTTACCATAAGTGGTATTTGAATTTTTGTTTCTTTACCGTTTTCTACATAATAACCAAACCCTGGTTGGATTTCTGGTTCTCTACGATCATAGCTGAGCGTGAACAAGGTTTGTTCAGATTTCTTCATTAGCACAAGAGCTTGTCGAATCTGCTTCAGTTCAACTGTTAAAACATCATAACCCTTAGTTAATTCACTATTGTTTCCGGAAACAATCACGCAAAAGCCTAGATGGCTATAATTTTTCATGCATTTAACGATTCTGTCTTGAAGCATTGGATCCAGATTTTGTAGAAACCTTGCATAGCCATCGACAATTAACATAACAGGAGAGAATGATGGAAGGGGACTCCCCTTTTGAATAGATAAATTATATTGCTCTTCTCTAATACTAAACACTTCTTCCACCCGGTTAAGCCACATTGCGATATGGTCTTTGTTCTCCATGTAGACCACTTTTTCTTCCTTCATCAAATTCGATAATCCCCTGTCAATGGAATCGAATATCGCTATATGTTCACTATCCTGCAATAAAGCTGTATTGGCTAAAACCTTCAGGACGTTCGTTTTTCCTTTTTGAGCTTGTCCCAATACCAGGCAGTGCTTCGTCTTCTTGAAGTTTACATACACCGGCTTAACTAATTCTTCGTCTAAGCCGACCGGTAGCAGTCCTTCTTTCCTGCCTGAATCTGTATACTGGGTAAAGTTGACCATCGTCAACTCTGTCGGAAGCATAGGCACCGGGTCCGGTGACATTAATCCCTTATACTTTTCTTTCAACAACTGAATTTCCTCTTTTAAAAGGTTCATCTGCTCATAATCGTTCTTGCCTTCTGTTGGAAGGAATACTTGAGAAAAGAAAGCAGTATCTTTCTTAACAATCGCTCTACCTGGAATAGCTTCCGGGGTAAAAGGCAATCGTCCCAGCATTGTGTATGCCTCTGAGCTATCCATTAAATAGTGGACGATTTTTGTTTTTAGGTTATTCATTAAAGATTGTCGGACAGAATTAACTCGAGTTGCTGTAAAGTACATGTACACTCCCAATGACTGTCCATCCCTTGCAAATTGATTAATTTGCGTTTCAAGTTCTTGCATCTCTTCTTTAACCAGATCAAAATTGTCGATGGTTACAAATACGAGAGAAAGTTTTTCATCACTGATCATGTTATACATCTTTATTGAACTTACTTCTTTCTTTTGGAAAAGCTGTTTTCTGCGAGCTAATTCATCCTCCAAGATACCAATGAATTTCTCGATTTTTCTTTCTTCATCGATGAGGAAATAGTCTGCAGTATGTGGCAGCTGCTTTAAAGGCAGTAGGCCACCATTCCCAAAGTCGAGTAGATAATAATGAATTTCCTCGGGTGTGTACTGAGTGGCCATACCCATCAATAAGGTAATCAGCGTCTGGGTCTTGCCATATCCTGAAGAACCAAAGACGCCGACATTCCCGTCCTCAATCACCTCATAATGGTACGGGGTCTGGCTCTGTTTCTCAGGTTCATCAATCATAGAAAGTAAGATCTTATTCACCTCTCTCTGGGCAAATGATGTACGGTACAACCGATTAGACAGAGGAGGGAGCCATGGACTTGAAAGCTTCTTCACATTCATTTGTTCCCGTAACGCCTCAATTCGATCGACAACCGCGTCAATTTCACTGATCAATTCCTTCTGATTGCTTGGATTAGTCGATACTTCCGATAAAGGAATCAACCCTAAATCCGTGACAATCGCAACTTCATCCTCTGATTCAAAGGATTCCTCCTGGTAAGGAGCTCCACTCCAGGCCGATTGAAACAGGTCATACACCTCATTATTTCCCACCTGTAAATATCCTCTTCCTGTTACAGTCAACGAGGCTGCATCCCCATTTTTAAGGATTTCACGACTATCCTCCGTATTCTGAACTTTCAGAGCGACACGGAAACGGGCATTACTCCATATCTGATTATCAATGACGCCTCCAGGCTTCTGAGTTGCCAGGATAAGATGAACTCCCAGGCTACGACCGATACGGGCTGCACTTACAAGTTCTTTAATGAATTCGGGCTCTTCACTCTTAAGTTCAGCAAATTCATCTGATATTAAGAATAAATGCGGAAGAGGCTCTTCCGTTTTGCCTTGCTTGTAAAGGCGGGTGTAATCGTTTATATGATTCACTTCGTAACGATCGAATAAGCGCTGTCTACGCTTCAGCTCACTCTTAATGGAAGCCAGGGCTCTCGTACTGAAGTTCTTGCTTCCTTCAATATTCGTTATCGTTCCTAATAAATGCGGGATACTCTTAAATGGCTGAGCCATTCCTCCACCCTTGTAGTCAATTAATAAGAAGGCTACTTCATGAGGATGGAAATGAACCGCTAAAGAAAGAATGTACGTCTGTAGAAATTCACTCTTCCCTGAACCGGTTGTTCCTGCCAGTAAACCATGGGGTCCATGAGCCTTTTCATGCAAATTAAGTTCTACAATATCTTCCTTTCCTTTCAAACCAACGGGAACAGCTAACGATTTAGCTGATTCTCTGGATAGCCAGTTCTCTTGAATGGGAAGCTGATCAACATCCCTCACTCGAAGCATGTCCAGAAAGGAAACACTTGAAGGGATGGAGTTTGTCATGCCGATTTGATGATTTAGCGTCTTCAAGGTTCTTGCATACTGCTCATTGCCTTCATGCCTATATTCATCCATTTGGAATGGGATCTTAACCGCCTTTTTATTCTGAATCAGTATGTCCCCTTGCTTGTCATTGATATAACGTACAAGGGTGTGAATATTATCAGACAAGCTCTCTTTCGCTTCTGCAGCGAAAATAACGGACATCCCCAAATGAGAATACTCACCTTCGAGGTACTGCAGAATCACATGGTCGGAAATTAACTGATGGTTCGTGATGATAAAAACGTAATGTGGTGAAAAACGAACTTTATCCGAGTCCTCTTCAATATCTCTTTCCCGAAGGACCTCGTAAATGGAAGAAAGGATTTGATCCCTGGTTTTCTCGTTGTAAATGAATCCTTTAGCAAATGACTGAGGTAATTGAAAGTGTGGCAACCACTTCATCCACTCCCAGTCTTTATACTCTTCCTCATGAAAAATATAGACGAATCTCACATCATGGTAACTATGAAAGAAAGCCATTTGCCCGATTAGCTGGTGAATCTCATTTTTATAGACGGATTCCTTACCGATCAAACCAATGGCCCCTTTATGAAGGTCAGCCGTTACAGGTAATTGATCAATCTCACGATAGACCATTTCTAACTTTTGGGACTCCTCTAATAATTCATCCATTTCACGGTTTGACATATCGGAGGAATTCACTGAAATACTGTAGCTTGCAGGTACTTTTCCACTTCCTAATTTAAACTGAAGGAAGTCCGGACTTTCAGGAGTCCTTTCCCAAAGACGATCGGAAAGCTGCTCTGTAAGATACTTCATTCTTTCAAAAGAAGGAAAGTGAAATTGCAGAACATCTGACTGTTTTTCTGCAAGCTCCTGAAGTTCTTTTCTCTTGCTCTCTAAATAATGAGTATAGATACGCTTCCTTCGTTCCTTGGATTTCTTTCTATTGCTCTTATCTTTAAAAAATTGAACGGTGGATGTCACTAAAGTGGTGGTAAACATCACCATTGAGATAATAATGAAAATTCCACGTGGAATCACGAGCGCTACAATGGCCATGACGATTAACATCATCAATGGGGGAAGAATAATCAACCATAAACTGCGATTTGTATCGCTCGATTCCTGACTCGGAAATGACAATTGAACCTTTTCATCAGGCAGGTCATAAATCATTCGTGGCGTTCGGCGATAATGAGGGTACTTCTTCTGCATTTCTGATGTGGGACGTATCGATTCAATTAATTCAGTTTGATATTCATCAATACTATGTATCTCGATTAAATCATCTTCTAATAGGGTAATAGTTAAGAATGGAGAAAATAAAATGTCTCCAACCTTAAGCTTTTGTTTCCCTGTCACCAGGTGTCCGTTTAGATAAAGCGAAGAAGCCTCTTCAGCATCCATTACCCAGTCATCATCGTCATTTTTATACCAATAACAAGTTTGAATGGAATCCTTCTTCTTATAATAAATAGTAGCATCCGATTGTTCAGTCGATATACTGATTTCTTCTTTATGGCCAACATAATAGATTTGAGAGTTTATTGGAAAAGGCGTGACCATCATGTGAAATTCCTTATCACCTGCAAGCAAGGATTGTTTGCGGCCTGGTTCTAGAACCCTTACTTCTTCCCCGTCTTGATATAGCTTGAAAGCATCGCCGGAATACTCTACTAGAATGGACTTAACAGACGAAGGCAACGACAAAATCGTGATTGTATCTTCTAATCGTGGACCTAAAGTGATTTTTTTCTTTTCATTCTCAATCATAATCGACTGATAGTAGTGATCGTGAAAAATCCACAGGGCATACATATGCTCACCCCCCCAGTTAGTTTGTTAGTAAGGATTCTTTCTTATCATCAGCTTCAGCTGGAGGCGTGGAATTCTCTCCATCAGTATCCGCCGGTTTTTGTTCAGTTGT
Coding sequences:
- the essC gene encoding type VII secretion protein EssC, with translation MYALWIFHDHYYQSIMIENEKKKITLGPRLEDTITILSLPSSVKSILVEYSGDAFKLYQDGEEVRVLEPGRKQSLLAGDKEFHMMVTPFPINSQIYYVGHKEEISISTEQSDATIYYKKKDSIQTCYWYKNDDDDWVMDAEEASSLYLNGHLVTGKQKLKVGDILFSPFLTITLLEDDLIEIHSIDEYQTELIESIRPTSEMQKKYPHYRRTPRMIYDLPDEKVQLSFPSQESSDTNRSLWLIILPPLMMLIVMAIVALVIPRGIFIIISMVMFTTTLVTSTVQFFKDKSNRKKSKERRKRIYTHYLESKRKELQELAEKQSDVLQFHFPSFERMKYLTEQLSDRLWERTPESPDFLQFKLGSGKVPASYSISVNSSDMSNREMDELLEESQKLEMVYREIDQLPVTADLHKGAIGLIGKESVYKNEIHQLIGQMAFFHSYHDVRFVYIFHEEEYKDWEWMKWLPHFQLPQSFAKGFIYNEKTRDQILSSIYEVLRERDIEEDSDKVRFSPHYVFIITNHQLISDHVILQYLEGEYSHLGMSVIFAAEAKESLSDNIHTLVRYINDKQGDILIQNKKAVKIPFQMDEYRHEGNEQYARTLKTLNHQIGMTNSIPSSVSFLDMLRVRDVDQLPIQENWLSRESAKSLAVPVGLKGKEDIVELNLHEKAHGPHGLLAGTTGSGKSEFLQTYILSLAVHFHPHEVAFLLIDYKGGGMAQPFKSIPHLLGTITNIEGSKNFSTRALASIKSELKRRQRLFDRYEVNHINDYTRLYKQGKTEEPLPHLFLISDEFAELKSEEPEFIKELVSAARIGRSLGVHLILATQKPGGVIDNQIWSNARFRVALKVQNTEDSREILKNGDAASLTVTGRGYLQVGNNEVYDLFQSAWSGAPYQEESFESEDEVAIVTDLGLIPLSEVSTNPSNQKELISEIDAVVDRIEALREQMNVKKLSSPWLPPLSNRLYRTSFAQREVNKILLSMIDEPEKQSQTPYHYEVIEDGNVGVFGSSGYGKTQTLITLLMGMATQYTPEEIHYYLLDFGNGGLLPLKQLPHTADYFLIDEERKIEKFIGILEDELARRKQLFQKKEVSSIKMYNMISDEKLSLVFVTIDNFDLVKEEMQELETQINQFARDGQSLGVYMYFTATRVNSVRQSLMNNLKTKIVHYLMDSSEAYTMLGRLPFTPEAIPGRAIVKKDTAFFSQVFLPTEGKNDYEQMNLLKEEIQLLKEKYKGLMSPDPVPMLPTELTMVNFTQYTDSGRKEGLLPVGLDEELVKPVYVNFKKTKHCLVLGQAQKGKTNVLKVLANTALLQDSEHIAIFDSIDRGLSNLMKEEKVVYMENKDHIAMWLNRVEEVFSIREEQYNLSIQKGSPLPSFSPVMLIVDGYARFLQNLDPMLQDRIVKCMKNYSHLGFCVIVSGNNSELTKGYDVLTVELKQIRQALVLMKKSEQTLFTLSYDRREPEIQPGFGYYVENGKETKIQIPLMVTERKVHA